A window of the Loxodonta africana isolate mLoxAfr1 chromosome 3, mLoxAfr1.hap2, whole genome shotgun sequence genome harbors these coding sequences:
- the HES5 gene encoding transcription factor HES-5, translating to MAPSTVAVELLSPKEKNRLRKPVVEKMRRDRINSSIEQLKLLLEQEFARHQPNSKLEKADILEMAVSYLKHSKAFAAAAAGPKSLHQDYSEGYSWCLQEAVQFLTLHAASDTHLKLLYHFQRPPATSVAPKEPPAASAAPLPALTSAKAAAPRQPACGLWRPW from the exons ATGGCCCCCAGCACTGTGGCCGTGGAGCTGCTCAGCCCCAAGGAGAAAAACCGG CTGCGCAAGCCAGTGGTGGAGAAGATGCGTCGCGACCGCATCAACAGCAGCATCGAGCAGCTGAAGCTGCTGCTGGAGCAGGAGTTCGCGCGGCACCAGCCCAATTCTAAGCTGGAGAAGGCTGACATCCTGGAGATGGCCGTCAGCTACCTGAAGCACAGCAAAG CCTTTGCTGCCGCTGCCGCCGGCCCCAAGAGCCTACACCAGGACTACAGTGAGGGTTATTCGTGGTGCCTGCAAGAGGCCGTGCAGTTCCTGACGCTGCACGCGGCCAGCGACACGCACTTGAAGCTGCTTTACCACTTCCAGAGACCCCCAGCCACCTCGGTTGCGCCTAAGGAGCCCCCAGCTGCCAGCGCGGCGCCTCTGCCTGCGCTCACTTCTGCCAAGGCTGCTGCCCCAAGGCAGCCCGCCTGCGGCCTCTGGCGACCCTGGTGA